CGCAGAGAGGCTCGCCGTGGCGGTGGAGTTGCGGCCTGCCGATCTGATGCTGGAGTTCCTCGGCCATGTTTCGAGCCGTGGCGGCCACGGCATCGCGCAGGAGGGTGTCCGGCCCGAGTTGCACGCGGCAGACGAGGAGGTTGGCGAACATTCCTATCGCCTTCTCTAAGCCGTCCACCGGCGCGTCTCGTCCAGAGGAGATCCAGCCGAAGCAGACGTCATGGGCCTCTGTGCTGCTCGTATAGCAGTACGCGTTCAAGGCCATGGCCCACGCCGTGTGGATGGCCACGGCCGTCGTTGCTCCGAACCGCCGGCACCAGCTGGAAAGAGAGGATTTCTCACCTTTGAAGGACAAGGACTCATCGAAGGACCCAATAGCCGAGTCGGCGTCACCAAGATTACTGATCCCGGAGCCGGAtccggggccggggccggggccggaaCCAAGTGGGGGCAGACGGCAAGGCTCCACATCCTCCAGGTGCTGTGCCCAGAACGCGTCGGCCATCTGGACTTCGTCTCGGGCTTTCGCCAAGTTTTTAAAATACCCATGAGCCGCTGAGGCACTGGAAGGATCCAAAAGCTCGCCAGTATACGCCGTGGCAATGTCCCGTAGGAGCAGGGCGCTTGAGGACCCGTCAAAGGATGCATGGTTGATACGGAGCTCGAGATGCACAGTTGCTGCTGCCCCCGGCCGAGGCTCGCTAGGACGAAAAGCCTTAGGAGCAACTCGCAAAACCGTATCCGCGCAGCCATCGCGCAAGACGACCTGGACCGGGTTCGCCATATCGGGGAGCTGGACAAAGGCTGTGCGCAGCGCGGGATGGTGCCTGACGACCGTCTCACACGCATTTTGCAGCCTGGCCAAGTCGAGGCCATGTGGAGCATGGCTCTGGGAATCTTCTGTTGGCCGATACTCTTGATCGTGAAGCCTCAGAGTTGAGACTTCCCAAAGGGCCTGCACCTGGTATACCGAGCTGTGTGGCACCcgggcctgggcctgggcctgggccaGGAGGATCTGCGTCTGAGCCGTACTGCAAGCCCTGACGGTCTCGATCTCGTCCATTACTTTCAGTCCAAGCCTCTCCATCACCAGTTTCCGACGCCTCTGGCTCGTCGTGTACTCTGTGGTCTTGTCACCGAGCCCCGGTAGGAATCTAAGGTTGCTGCGCCATCTCGAAACCGAGTCTACTGCGAGATTGGGAATCACTTCGTCATGGAGAACCCGGATGCAGGACTCCAAAAAGCAGCGCACCATACCGACAGACTGGATTCGGGCGTCGTAGGTTACTGTCAGTTCCAGTTCCTCACCATCAGACAACGCTGCCAGCACTTCGATGAGAGCTAACGGCATCAAGCACGGGTCCGTGTCCGGTACTGTGGCCAACGCGGCAGCGGTTGTTGTCGAAACGGGCTTCAAGGGCCCCGAGCTGGGTGTCAATTTCGATGATGAACCGCCGCGTACCAGCGGTCTGCCGGTGTAGTTGATGACCAGCTCcaaggggagagggggaatCCATGCTGTGGATCCTGGAGCTTCGCTTGAAGGTTTCTGACGGCCACTCCTCGCATGCCATATGGCTTCAACGAGAGAAGTTTGCGGGCTCAAAAGAGAGATATCAACCGGACGAACGCGCGTGAGCCACCCGACTCTCGTGACGCTGGTTTTTCCTCCCCCATCGTCATCAAAGTCTCGTCCGTGGTCTTCTGCGTAAACAAGGGGCGAGGACATACGACCTTTATCGCGGCAGAAGGTTGCAAAGACCTTGGCCacgaccgcctcgacgacgtctcCTATCTCGAGCTGGTCAATGGAAGATATGGCTTCGGACAAGAGGCGCGAATCGGTTTTCCCGAGGGACATGCTAAATCTTACTGACCGCGAGCCGGCCAGGGATTCAAAGCCCGCGGAGGAACCACGCATGTCCACGCCCCAGAACTTGAGCGCCTCCTCTTCATTGCCGGAGGTTCCCGGGATGCATGCTCGTTGTGTGATATCTCTGGCCTTGGAGAAGAGAATCCCAGAGTCAGGTGGTGGCGATGCTGGATCCGGGCCAAGCTCAGCCCCGAGTAGCAACGCCTCAAGGTCACCGAGGAGAATAGACCAAGACACGATGTCAACGACAAGATGGTGGGCAACCAACAACAGTTCCATGTCACCATGCGGCAGACGGAACAAGTCGGCAGCAAAAAGGGGGCCAGAGCTGATGTTGAGGCTCTGGTGCGTCTCGAGGGCAACCCGGGCAATGTCGAccgtctcgccgtcgagcacaTGGGCACGGAACCGCAGAGAGCCGGCAGTATCTTCTGTGACATTGCTCTCCCAGTGCCAGACAAGGCCGTCTCCTTCAGGGGCATTGGATCGTCTCCGCCAAAAACGCGAGCGTAGCGCATGGTGCCTTTCGACCAAGCTGAGAAGATGCCCACGGATGTCCGACGGTGTGAGGGTTGGCCGTGGACTTCGTATGGACACGGAAACGCTCTGGTTGAAATAGCCTGGGCCAAATGGATAGTGGACGAAGAACATGCGCTGCGGAGAGGTGAGGGCGATGGTGTACTGTTCGTACGTGGCTTCTGGTGGTTCTGGGGACTCTAGGgacctcaacctcggccgccgaaCCGGACGCCTCTTCGTTTGTGAGTTTCGAGACCCTAGCTctgatgctgccgccgagaccCCTTGAACCAACTCCGCGATGCTCGTGTCACCGAGCAGCTTGGCTACGCTGATACCCGGAACGCCCGCCGTCCTAGCACGAGCAACCAACTGCATTGCCAGTAGAGAGTCGCCACCTAGCCGAGCAAAGCTGGAAGTGCTTGGCACCGACGAGAGATCTATACCGAGAACCTGGCCCATCAACTCTCTGACTTTGGTCTCGATCGGAGATGTGTATGTAGGCGTGCCCGTGGATGCTCTTTGGCCGTCGTCTCTCAGTGATGGTGTTCTTGACACGGAAGAGAAGCCATTCTGCCCTGGGCTTTCGTGATGAACGGTAAAAGCATCGTGATTCTCTAGTTGCCTCCTTAAGACGGCACGATCAACCTTTCCGGAACGTAGGAGAGGTAGTTGTCCGACAGTTGCCCAGACAGTTGGGACGTGGGATGGCGGGAGACGGTCCTTGACGTGACCTCTGACACCCTTCAGAACGCTATCCGACGCGAGAGTGGTTTGAAAATTGGACTCAGCGGTGGCAGATGCCGGTGTCAAAAAGCTCTCATATCGGGTGTCACTGTCTTGGAGTTGAACAACGGCAACCAAGCGTCCGGAGAAAGGCCCCTTCTCAGGATAAGCAACTACAACGCCTCGGACATCGGTTAACTCGAGAATGCAGtgctcgatggcctcgagctcaACGCGGACGCCGCGGACTTTGACCTGAGAATCTATCCGGCCAAGAAATAGCAGCGAGCCATCCGGATTCTGTCTGACAAGGTCGCCGGTCCTGTACAACCGTGTTTCCGGGCGGCAACCCGTGACACGGCAGAAGTCGCCCGCCACGTGCGAAGCGAAGATGAAGCGCTCCGCTGTGAGTCTTGGGTTGCTGATGTAGCCCTCGGCCAAGATAGGACCTTCGATGGCCAGTTCTCCGACGCAACCGAGCGGCACCAGACGCAACATGCGAGGGTTCGGATCTTGTTTCGACGTAGCCTCGTCGCGGTCGTTCGTCTGTACGGGACCAAGAACCCAGGCTCTACACCCCACTGGCCGGCCGATGGTTCCAGGTGGGCTGTTTCCTACGTCCGAGCTCATGGTTGCCGTGATACTGCACTCGGACGGGCCGTACGCCACAAGCAGCCGTACGCGGCTCTCCCACTGCGTCAAGAGAGACGAGTTGAGTGGGCTCCCTCCGACCATCAGTGTCTTGAGGCACGCGGGTACGCTGTACGGGTCGAGGGTCTGGAGCACCGCCGGCGTCAGCAGCGCGACATTGACTTCCATCTCGCGCATGGCGTCCACCAGGTCCGCCGGGGACTTGcggtcctcctcgccgacgacgcatACGCAGCCGCCGTGGACTAGGGTGGTGATCATCTCGTCAATGGCCACGTCAAATGAGTAGGACGAGAACTGGAGCACGCGGGAGGTGTGGTCGAGAGCCGCCTCGAGTCCGTGGTAGACGGCGCTGGTAGATATGGCTCGATGCTGAACGATGACGCCCTTTGGCTCGGCGGTAGATCCGCTGGTGAAGACACAGTAGCACGCATTCTCAGGCCTTGATTCTCGGAGTTTCGTCTCCTCTTGGGAATAAGagtcgtcctcttcttctaGAGGAAGGGTCATCAGCAAGCTTGTAATGTTCGGCCCGTCCATGGCGTATCCATCATCAAGCTCATCCCACAAGTATCGAGTTGCTCGGGACACAAGGACCAAGACGGCATTGACCTGTTGAACGGCCTTGCGCAGGCGATATCGTGGCAGTTCTGGGTCCAGCAATACGACGGCTGCCCCGGCTTGCCACACCCCCATCATGATTGGGATGGTCCAGACTGATTTTTCCAGGCAGATGGCCACAAAGGGGTGCCGCcgatcttcttctcctgtcGCAAATGCCGAGCGCATCTCGATGTTCTGGCTGAGGCGGCTACAGATGACGCCGGAGTACTTGCCCAGATCTCGGTACGTCAAGGTCGGATGAGATGGTCCATCACTGCCTCTGGTGCGCATGACGACGGCAGGATGGTCCAGGAGCTGGGAATCGATGTGCCAGTGCCTTTCCACGAGATCATGGACACAAGTCTCCACGGCTTCCGGCGGAGGGTTCCCGCGTAGGCGACGCAGAAGAGGGCTGGTTTGATCGGGCCCCCAGATAGAAAGATCTCCGAGGATAGTCTCGGGAGGTAGTTGGACCATCTCGTTGACCACATGCTGAAAATGCCAGATCAAGCACTCCACTGTGTCCTCTTTGATGAAGCCGTTGTCGTAGTGGGCAACTAGCTCGAAATGGCTGTTCCTTGGGCCACCGTCCAGGCGTGGCACGACACACTCAAGGACCAACCCGAATGGAAACGCAGCCGTGTCAGTCGAGGAAAGTTCGGTAGTCACCGGACGCAAGCCCAGAGCGGCGAGTCCATCATCGCCAGCAATGTTGTCGTGGTGGACTGCCTCTGCGACGCCGGCCTGTATGACGAGGAGGTTGTTGATCGACGCGTGGCTTCCTGACAGGACTTTCCTCATGATTTCGAGACCGACACCCTCATACGGCACTGCCGCTTGTGCTCGTTGTTGGCATGCTCTCAAGAAGATACCCAGCTCCTGTCGGTCGTCCAAACGAACTCGACGCGGCACGAGTGATACCGTTGGGCCGACTACTTGGAGTATGCCAGGATCAGTATCGTTGGTGCGGCCTGACTGGACCACGGCATAGAGTGTGTCCTGCGAGTCGGTGCAGGCTGATATGACGAAAGCCCAAGCCGCCTCGAGGACCGTCGACATCGCCACggagacgccgacgacgcttCCTGGATGAGTCTCTTCTCTCAGGCCACGCAGCTTCAAGTCCCGTCTCATCCGGCTCTGTGTGGCAGGCTCTGAGACGGTCGGGCTTTGTGAAAGTCCATGTGTACTTTCACATGGGAAGCAGCACGCCCGATaggcatcggcgccgacgccggccagcTCCGACAGCCAGAACGCTCTCGCGGCGTCTTTGTCCGAGCTCTGTAAATTGCGGACATGGTACGAGAACGGTCGCGTGTCCCGTGGCGTTTTGCCACGATACACGTCGGCtacgaggccgaggatgagcTGAGTGGACCATTCATCGTCTGATTATTCCTCGGGGTCAGTAAGCGTTGCTTTTCAGCGGGTTTAGTTGAGAGTAGAGACAAAAGATGAAGAAGTGCAGATTTTCAGCCCCTTAACCTCCTGCTGTGTGCGTGACTTACAAATGGCATGGTGTCGTGTCCACTGGAGCATGCTCCTAGAAGACCCCGTGATGATACGATATACAGAAAGAGGTGTCCCAAAGCCCATTTCATGTAGCGACTCTTCGTTCTTAGATATACTCGAGGGCCGTTGATGTTGACAAGATTGAATCTCAGAACGTAGGACGATCTGGTAGGCCTTGGACTGCGAGGCTGGACCCGAATCAACCTGCAGGACGCGTGTCCGCAGGATAGGGCATCTATCAACCACGGCGTCCCATGCTGCGCGGAACTTGTCAATATCGAGACCATCTGGGAGCTCCCACCAATCATCTGCCACCCATAAACCGGCTCGCTGCTCTGTCTGCAGCAAAAGTCCAATCTGGTTGTCTGTCGCCGGGTATATGTCCTCGATAGCATCAGCACTGATGCCGAGACGTCGTACAGCTTCGAGCTCAACAGCAGCCTTCTCCTCTGATTCCACCATGGAAAATGGTTCGGGGGGGTATTCGAAGCGTCCTGTAAGCGGCGGTGTCGGTAGGTTGtgtccgcctcctccccctccttctcctcctttgCCTCGTGCTCGTACCCGTACAATCTCGGCCAGTTGCGAGATGGTCGGATTGCTGTACAAGTCCGACACGGACAGCTCCAACCCCTGAGCCCGGGCTTGCCAGACTAGTTGCATTGCCGAGAGAGagttgccgccgagggcaaAGAAGTTGTCTTCGGGTTGGATGCTTCCGCCCCGGCTTAGAACCTTTCTCCAGATGCGCCACAGCTCCGactcgaggccatcgcgaGGCAGGTTCAAGCTTGAGATTGGGGGTTTGCTTTCTAGCGTGAGACAGCCATCTGGATCCGACCTGGAGCTCAAGACTTGTGCGGATAGAGCGAGTAGTTCTGCCTCAGAGAGGTTTTCTACTGTTTGCTTGAGGGCCTTTCGGTCCAgcttcgacgacgtcgtcctgggAAGGCTAGCTACAGGCAAGTAGACAGTGGGTAACATGTACGTCGGCAGTATGTCTTGCAGGCGACTCTTGACATGAGACAACCTCATAGATATAGCCGCTGTGAGAGGAAGCAGAGCTGTCGTCGCTAGATCTTGCTCATTGCTTCCTAGCGGTACCAGTGACGTGCTTTCAGAGACGGCTTTCGGATCATCAAAACAGATATAAGCCGCAAGCTCCTCAGACTGCGACATCTCTCCCCTCGTCAGAGCACTAGTATGACCGAGGATCTGCCTCTTGAATGACACGATGGCCGCGTGTTGCACGCTCCAGGGTGGTTCTTTCAACTTCAGGATTTGCTTCTCGACCTCAAGGAAGTCGACTCGTTGACCATTGACCTTGACTTGCGTatctcgccgccctcgaaaGTGAAAattgccgtcggcggcataACAGGCCAAGTCCCCTGTGCGGTACACTCTGTGGCCTTCCGGGAGAAAAGGCACAGATGATATGAAGTGTGCCGCGGTCAGGTCCGGCTGGTTCAGGTAGCCAATAGCCAGGATGGGACCGTCCACGACAATCTCCCCCGTGGCGCCGATGGGTAGCAGTCTGTGATGATCGTCGGGGGAGACAATCCACATGCGGCAGCCCACGGCTTTGCCAATGTCTCTAGCGTCTATGTCTCTCGAGGTTACGATACGAGACGAACAATAGATGGTTGTTTCAGCGGGGCTTTACAGCAACATATCAGCGTCTTTCTACACACGTGGCCAGGCGTGACTTTGACTTACCCATATGCGTTGATCAACGTCACGTTGCTTTCTGCCCAAGTCTCGACAACTTGCTGCTGTACGGCCTCCCCGCCAACGACCAACGTCTTCAGGGACGACACTCTGGGATCCTTCGGGCTCAGGATCGCCGCGACTGAAGAGGTAAGGTATAGCCAGTTGGCACGGAAGGAATTGATACAGCCAGATAAGTCGTTCAGCCTTGCCTCTTCGTCGGGTATGCAGACGCAGCCGCCCTGAAAAGTAAGTTAATGATCAGCATATATCTAGTATTTATCACGGTATTTCAATACACGCAAGGTCTATGTTAAGACGGCCGACTTACATGCATCAGTGTTGTCAGGACTTCGCCAACGCTCACGTCAAATGTGCACGATGCAAAGTGCAAGACGCGAGACGAAGGACCGAGGCCCAAGGCTGGGCCGTAACTAGAAGCTGAAGTGCACAGCGCGGCATGGTCGATAACGATGCCCTTCGGCGAGCCTGTGCTGCCTGAAGTGAAGACGCAGTAAGCCGGGTCCGAAGGCCTCACTGGCGTGCTGGCTGGTTGTTCTGTGGGTGGGGTTGAGGGGGACGGCGGCATGCCCGCTACAGACTGAGACCGGAGCATCTCAGAGGCGACAATTGTGGTGACAGGGAGATCTGATCGACAGAAAAGGGCCCTGGTTGCGTTGGATACAACGGCAAACTTGGCCCGAGACTGAGAGATTATGTCCTGGTTTCGAGCTACGGAACCAAGCGGCGGTTGTCACCCATGTGTCAGCACAGACAGAACATCAACAGTTCGAAATGGAGGTAGCAGTCGATGCTGAGCTTTCACTCCAGCCTTGGGGATGGGGGCAAACGTTACCTTTTGGGTATCTGGGATCAAGCAACACACAGGCACCTCCGGCTTTGAGCACCGCAAGCTGACACACCGCCGTCCACGACGATCTCTCAACGCATATCACGACAAACTGCCCTGTCTCAACCCCTTCTCTTGTCAGGACAGCGGCCAGGCTGCCGGCAAGGTTCTGCAGCTCGGTGTAGCTGAGGCTGAGGTCCCAGGCGCATACCGCGGGCTCGTAAGGCTGCTTCTCGACACGGGCAGCGATGAGATCGTGGACGCAGCTGTCGATACGCGAGGGGAGGGACGAGCTGGCGTTCCAGTCCAGGAAGATGGACGACGCGTCAGCAGGGCTTAGAAGGCTGACATCTCGGAGCTTCGCGCCGGTCCCAGGCTTTGCTAGTCGGGCCGTCTCCTGTACAACGTGTGCTAGCTGATTCAAGAGCCGCAGAACCGTTTCTTCATCCAGGAGAGAAGAGTCGTAGTGAGCGGTGATGCGTAGCTCTCCCGTGTCGAGCAAAGGGGTCACCTCGAGGACTAAGGGATACGGATGTGCGTTGGCGCCGACATCCCGCACCTTTTGAAATATCCCTTTCCTTGTCTCTCGCTCTTGCGGAGCCTGAACTATTACCAGGCTGTGGAACGAGCAAGGAGATGTAGCAGTGCCACCTGACTCTCCGCTGGCAGTGGCTCTTCcgatctcgtcgaggccgtagTGTTCAAATCCCTTGGCCGTGATCATCGCTGCCCCCTCCTCTACTCCCCGAACAAAGTCATGCGCTAGGGCGTCAGATGATCTCGAGGGAATCCTCACACGAAGTGGATATGTCGCAATTGTTGGGCCAGCGATGTCCCAGCTGTGTGGGAGTGCGGGAATGTCTCGGCCGTGGCTGGTCACGCCAAAGATGACATCGTCAGAACTGCTGTAGGCGGCCGCCAACTGGCTCCAAGCTGCGTACATGACAGCTGATAAAGTAAAACTTGACTCCTTTTCCGGGAGGCTTGAGCTGATCTCGGCCGTGGAATCCGTGAGGGCGCCCTGGTGGCGTTGGTTCATATCAAGCTGGAAAGGTGGCCTGCTTTTGATATCTGGAAACGTGGCAAATGTGCTGTGAGGGTCGCCAAGATACTCCCGCCAAAAGTCGCGGCTGGAAGCAGAATCCACCTGAACAATGTAGTTCACGAACCGGGAGTAGGCATTCTTCTCGCTGAAACTCCTGCTCAGGCACGCGCTGTCACTGCATGATCGTTCAAACTCCTTGATGATGATCCCGATGGACCACCCATCATACAGCTGTGCGGGCAGTATCAGCAACAGCCAGATTTGAAATTTTTTCAAGGATTAAATTCTGTGGCTCAGTAGGAAATAGCATGAACTCACCGCGTGATGAACGTTAATGACCAAGTGGTGTTGTTGCGGCCCTTGGCTGCTGTCCACAGCAACAATGTTTGCGGAGAA
This genomic interval from Colletotrichum higginsianum IMI 349063 chromosome 9, whole genome shotgun sequence contains the following:
- a CDS encoding Peptide synthetase, producing MSSVREETMKTAASGCGVPTGAIEDVHGVTPMQEGLWAASQRQKNAYNYELVMEAKEEAVGRLCAAWARLVKMTPMLRSCLVLTAEEDGRGRARGKRHRLLQVVLCDSYLESERTVGGTQSEAARRLAALGMAWFQIESGISPTKSEQTRVTRQSSTKMTLRLHHALFDGWAMRLVLQELRTCYLGEPITPPPPFRRFVEYLDRLELGKREEEEARQFWHDMLSGSSPTEMVVCPTGHEPTTDAIASFVSEQPLLTPGSRANHELDSATTAATTVTTATVVQTAWAMLMGAYAATDDVLFAVITSGRDAPVPGVLDMAGPTMAAVPSRVVLDRDMPVEKLLEQVARDSQAVLPHQHSGISRICLDYAGITRVPQVLLLVQPSDVDVVGFGANLKQDQTEEADDAGKPAFDWRVTSHVDLVHPYALVVECWIRRGRPGSDSSQLRFTAHYDSQLFTEMQAGRLLEQLSHLVMTLTAHLGKRDPSSDAITRVGDFAMASPRDMDFLQQLNKTVPPPVERCLHDLFAESRRRYTNAVAVDGWDEEFTYATLDELSNKLAQKLVSRGVEAESKVLIFSPKSAWVVVGLLAILKAGGAFVPLEPAHPDSRLQDITRLSGASVALAHPSLVPRLKELVRSKSVVDVLDMTDTCLTEMECVAPNTGRTRSSQACPSDLAYIIFTSGTTGVPKGVEVQHRAVCSSIAARVGPAAMDMAQGSRVLHFSPYCFDSMIDEIFMALSSGACICVGHEDELKDDLSGVIDRYAVTWAFLTPSVARTIDPKSVAAAGTLKTLSLGGEPVLANDVEQWRGHVPQLRNGYGPTECCIICVVGDFFHERNEPPLHSGYSYLGTPRGCLAWVVDPKNPSRLRPIGAAGELLVEGPNLARGYLEDGDATSAKWIKPPELPVLLENESGLGFHARRRAYRTGDLVRNGDSQTKLRGQRFELSEVESHALSAQDFMQLGVREVAAFVFDRCGQDRGQLLSGVPTTTPGTRALALAFVQSQHENKIRNTTDPRIPTTDTRALNREQMPQTLDLSAGLRDRVRHVFQTLSAALPAYMVPTYWVPIDRMPLMPSTKTDRRRLAQLMQSFSAEEVAVFSAEHATLEHKAATTSAERKLARLFGSVLDTDPEKISICGDFLSLGGDSIMAMRLAASCRSDGLYGVTTASILRLRTIEALAKNLGGDNIDASLQGSVSDDVDESSPGHSMIPPAFSILRFLKIPESEAVGTAVDTLGVAASCIQDIYPATPLQKALFTLGSIHNNAYKGVFVFDISAATKIDVVQRAWAALKAATPIIRTRLFRFRSNIWQAVVQNDGSTCTVIASDSLEKYLEEQRNVLREMTFGSELFSANIVAVDSSQGPQQHHLVINVHHALYDGWSIGIIIKEFERSCSDSACLSRSFSEKNAYSRFVNYIVQVDSASSRDFWREYLGDPHSTFATFPDIKSRPPFQLDMNQRHQGALTDSTAEISSSLPEKESSFTLSAVMYAAWSQLAAAYSSSDDVIFGVTSHGRDIPALPHSWDIAGPTIATYPLRVRIPSRSSDALAHDFVRGVEEGAAMITAKGFEHYGLDEIGRATASGESGGTATSPCSFHSLVIVQAPQERETRKGIFQKVRDVGANAHPYPLVLEVTPLLDTGELRITAHYDSSLLDEETVLRLLNQLAHVVQETARLAKPGTGAKLRDVSLLSPADASSIFLDWNASSSLPSRIDSCVHDLIAARVEKQPYEPAVCAWDLSLSYTELQNLAGSLAAVLTREGVETGQFVVICVERSSWTAVCQLAVLKAGGACVLLDPRYPKARNQDIISQSRAKFAVVSNATRALFCRSDLPVTTIVASEMLRSQSVAGMPPSPSTPPTEQPASTPVRPSDPAYCVFTSGSTGSPKGIVIDHAALCTSASSYGPALGLGPSSRVLHFASCTFDVSVGEVLTTLMHGGCVCIPDEEARLNDLSGCINSFRANWLYLTSSVAAILSPKDPRVSSLKTLVVGGEAVQQQVVETWAESNVTLINAYGPAETTIYCSSRIVTSRDIDARDIGKAVGCRMWIVSPDDHHRLLPIGATGEIVVDGPILAIGYLNQPDLTAAHFISSVPFLPEGHRVYRTGDLACYAADGNFHFRGRRDTQVKVNGQRVDFLEVEKQILKLKEPPWSVQHAAIVSFKRQILGHTSALTRGEMSQSEELAAYICFDDPKAVSESTSLVPLGSNEQDLATTALLPLTAAISMRLSHVKSRLQDILPTYMLPTVYLPVASLPRTTSSKLDRKALKQTVENLSEAELLALSAQVLSSRSDPDGCLTLESKPPISSLNLPRDGLESELWRIWRKVLSRGGSIQPEDNFFALGGNSLSAMQLVWQARAQGLELSVSDLYSNPTISQLAEIVRVRARGKGGEGGGGGGHNLPTPPLTGRFEYPPEPFSMVESEEKAAVELEAVRRLGISADAIEDIYPATDNQIGLLLQTEQRAGLWVADDWWELPDGLDIDKFRAAWDAVVDRCPILRTRVLQVDSGPASQSKAYQIVLRSEIQSCQHQRPSSISKNEESLHEMGFGTPLSVYRIITGSSRSMLQWTRHHAIYDEWSTQLILGLVADVYRGKTPRDTRPFSYHVRNLQSSDKDAARAFWLSELAGVGADAYRACCFPCESTHGLSQSPTVSEPATQSRMRRDLKLRGLREETHPGSVVGVSVAMSTVLEAAWAFVISACTDSQDTLYAVVQSGRTNDTDPGILQVVGPTVSLVPRRVRLDDRQELGIFLRACQQRAQAAVPYEGVGLEIMRKVLSGSHASINNLLVIQAGVAEAVHHDNIAGDDGLAALGLRPVTTELSSTDTAAFPFGLVLECVVPRLDGGPRNSHFELVAHYDNGFIKEDTVECLIWHFQHVVNEMVQLPPETILGDLSIWGPDQTSPLLRRLRGNPPPEAVETCVHDLVERHWHIDSQLLDHPAVVMRTRGSDGPSHPTLTYRDLGKYSGVICSRLSQNIEMRSAFATGEEDRRHPFVAICLEKSVWTIPIMMGVWQAGAAVVLLDPELPRYRLRKAVQQVNAVLVLVSRATRYLWDELDDGYAMDGPNITSLLMTLPLEEEDDSYSQEETKLRESRPENACYCVFTSGSTAEPKGVIVQHRAISTSAVYHGLEAALDHTSRVLQFSSYSFDVAIDEMITTLVHGGCVCVVGEEDRKSPADLVDAMREMEVNVALLTPAVLQTLDPYSVPACLKTLMVGGSPLNSSLLTQWESRVRLLVAYGPSECSITATMSSDVGNSPPGTIGRPVGCRAWVLGPVQTNDRDEATSKQDPNPRMLRLVPLGCVGELAIEGPILAEGYISNPRLTAERFIFASHVAGDFCRVTGCRPETRLYRTGDLVRQNPDGSLLFLGRIDSQVKVRGVRVELEAIEHCILELTDVRGVVVAYPEKGPFSGRLVAVVQLQDSDTRYESFLTPASATAESNFQTTLASDSVLKGVRGHVKDRLPPSHVPTVWATVGQLPLLRSGKVDRAVLRRQLENHDAFTVHHESPGQNGFSSVSRTPSLRDDGQRASTGTPTYTSPIETKVRELMGQVLGIDLSSVPSTSSFARLGGDSLLAMQLVARARTAGVPGISVAKLLGDTSIAELVQGVSAAASELGSRNSQTKRRPVRRPRLRSLESPEPPEATYEQYTIALTSPQRMFFVHYPFGPGYFNQSVSVSIRSPRPTLTPSDIRGHLLSLVERHHALRSRFWRRRSNAPEGDGLVWHWESNVTEDTAGSLRFRAHVLDGETVDIARVALETHQSLNISSGPLFAADLFRLPHGDMELLLVAHHLVVDIVSWSILLGDLEALLLGAELGPDPASPPPDSGILFSKARDITQRACIPGTSGNEEEALKFWGVDMRGSSAGFESLAGSRSVRFSMSLGKTDSRLLSEAISSIDQLEIGDVVEAVVAKVFATFCRDKGRMSSPLVYAEDHGRDFDDDGGGKTSVTRVGWLTRVRPVDISLLSPQTSLVEAIWHARSGRQKPSSEAPGSTAWIPPLPLELVINYTGRPLVRGGSSSKLTPSSGPLKPVSTTTAAALATVPDTDPCLMPLALIEVLAALSDGEELELTVTYDARIQSVGMVRCFLESCIRVLHDEVIPNLAVDSVSRWRSNLRFLPGLGDKTTEYTTSQRRRKLVMERLGLKVMDEIETVRACSTAQTQILLAQAQAQARVPHSSVYQVQALWEVSTLRLHDQEYRPTEDSQSHAPHGLDLARLQNACETVVRHHPALRTAFVQLPDMANPVQVVLRDGCADTVLRVAPKAFRPSEPRPGAAATVHLELRINHASFDGSSSALLLRDIATAYTGELLDPSSASAAHGYFKNLAKARDEVQMADAFWAQHLEDVEPCRLPPLGSGPGPGPGSGSGISNLGDADSAIGSFDESLSFKGEKSSLSSWCRRFGATTAVAIHTAWAMALNAYCYTSSTEAHDVCFGWISSGRDAPVDGLEKAIGMFANLLVCRVQLGPDTLLRDAVAATARNMAEELQHQIGRPQLHRHGEPLCDTLVTVQSVSPSRDPPGRCQLSFRQIEGLDHVEYSLVLNLGLAGDNDDTIDCRVTYDDFRISETAARAFFAVFQQALTAIITTAADSAAMVSDIDLFPSFHHELAHDFNNTRTSGNNIERLLPIDHPLEQSYNPAPSASTVVSLFSDQVRARPDAVAVDAWDASLTFSQIDGLSTSLCQHLVHRLGLSRGDHVTLLCDKSAWVVVAMLAVLRAGAACAFLSPADGLNRLRNMVTEQMRANVIIASPAHEDKAMALLGDCHRNDRNSSRVVVLDPDSDVFIRDPCINAAKGLLDRSQPDGVAFVLFTSGSTGMPKGIRLTHSSLCLSILNYTRRLGISHRSRLFQFSAYTFDVGIGDMLASLATGAVLCVPCEQDRLGDLNGAIDGYRATHVILTPSVAAFLRPERLENGGLRTMVLIGEVATSELYKTWHGRVRLFNAYGPAECSVLTTVHEVESPDDNPAVIGAAVAPHCRVWLVDAADPSRLVPVGSSGELLIEGQHVASGYLNDPEKTARAFISADEAPAAIRPLLPRAGLYLTGDLARLVPHHGLVFLGRKDLQIKLRGQRVEMGEIEFHVRRRAHECRCHLRQSRVDREDGVSIMAAVVVAKQASGEDALVAFVSLTPGGSELMSEDDGRDRDKNDEDSRLSDEFFVHLRSRLSLDLPPYMVPSIFLPISRLPQTPSGKLDRKKLLQLATEHCSPQAAKCLDATQTNTCSIDDELHHPSALDNTFSPSQQRLRSLWANVLKVEAASIGPNDNFFSLGGDSILAMRLAAAGLEEGVRLSVLIIMRHPIFSRMAAEVDQNQGVDANHDAVERRYGHTEASPGDTTAVDDISASLQPLDDQREFPATSFQEAILAFNMAPARGFLNYFILKLDSRVDTIHLEAACRSMLVRHPVLRSSFSYREERLFQRIRPLEAVKIQTLNIPHTVRSEPSSTIDTHTAGLIDSDRNAPLTWGDCLTKAFIIRHQDTDASRLILRLSHALYDGMCLSNLWDDLSSAYNSGFEPESATDEQEVGFVQFASAVAADLPQSSQAFWHGLLRGSDITPVVRNTHQRETGALTQPTPTLGLMQGRQSSTVPSRSLVMPSFTPASVLKAAWAVVLAANSPGVRDEVVFGHVVSCRETLAPSMQDAVGAFVNCVPVRVDLAAGGVPRTIDTAYAVRRLVEQVQDQHVAGLPHHAVGLGQLVRAGCVEWRRARFCSVVQYQNLPVSKTRGLSVVESGPLRGTAIEIDGRAGAYADVWVTAVPLDTERTEVEICYDSSVVEDQLSQVLLEGLCTALRSMCV